A genomic region of Lytechinus pictus isolate F3 Inbred chromosome 2, Lp3.0, whole genome shotgun sequence contains the following coding sequences:
- the LOC129283818 gene encoding INO80 complex subunit B-like: MGKWRDSNAVGNDDLSSSQPHKKHKKHKHKKHKKHRESASGGQSSDTGQSELVEATDSLTGKPQLKLKIKIGGQTLRTKSFDKISVTASSDEPSEDEDRLHGDSSNDTWRGATPSPVSQGSSKSISKLSKEEAEEEAWLDALEAGKLDEYGEIPKPKDESLLTARQKSLLKRMAAEEDDLIPSPFFGAQGKIPEMTEEMIEKKAQKAQRRRVQERRKQEESKKQTIEKLLKKQDAKLKAAKAKLKRNLEVPHIRYCDNSTGISLSYPAGYEFPLPTTQPLTIKPITKCGVSGCLNGKKYSCSKTGVPLCSLECYRKNQTLLCAT, encoded by the exons ACGATCTGAGCAGTTCCCAGCCTCACAAGAAGCACAAGAAACATAAACACAAGAAGCACAAGAAGCATCGCGAGTCTGCAAGTGGAGGTCAAAGTTCAGATACAGGGCAAAGTGAACTTGTAGAAGCAACCGATTCATTGACTGGCAAACCTCAGCTAAAACTCAAGATCAAAATTGGTGGCCAGACATTGAGGACAAAGAG TTTTGATAAGATAAGCGTGACTGCATCATCAGATGAACCGAGTGAGGATGAAGACAGATTGCATGGTGATAGCAGTAATGACACATGGAGGG GAGCTACCCCAAGTCCCGTATCTCAAGGTAGCAGTAAATCAATATCTAAGCTTTCtaaagaagaagcagaagaagaggCGTGGTTAGATGCTCTAGAGGCTGGCAAGTTAGACGAGTATGGGGAGATACCAAAACCCAAAGATGAATCTCTCCTTACTGCTAGACAG AAATCCCTTTTGAAGAGAATGGCAGCAGAGGAAGATGACTTGATACCATCGCCCTTTTTTGGCGCTCAGGGCAAGATTCCAGAGATGACCGAGGAAATGATCGAGAAGAAAGCTCAAAAAGCTCAGAGGAGGAGAGTACAAGAAAGGCGTAAACAGGAAGAGAGCAAG aaaCAAACAATAGAGAAACTGCTCAAGAAACAGGATGCTAAATTAAAGGCTGCTAAG GCTAAACTGAAGCGAAACCTGGAAGTTCCTCACATACGATACTGTGACAATAGCACTGGTATATCACTCTCTTATCCAGCTGGCTATGAATTTCCTCTACCAACAACTCAACCTCT GACAATAAAACCCATCACAAAATGTGGAGTCAGTGGATGTCTCAATGGCAAAAAGTATTCTTGCTCAAAGACTGGTGTTCCTCTCTGCAGCCTAGAATGCTACAGGAAGAATCAAACATTACTATGCGCAACGTGA